Proteins found in one Neodiprion lecontei isolate iyNeoLeco1 chromosome 6, iyNeoLeco1.1, whole genome shotgun sequence genomic segment:
- the LOC107219995 gene encoding CRAL-TRIO domain-containing protein C3H8.02, whose amino-acid sequence MEPKPVGEAELKELKDRMNLIVSADPLQYHNEFSLKRYLRAFKTVDAAFQAILKTNSWRVDYGVTTLTRDSPVVKNNLNKAKVLRHRDMHGRPVIYIPAKNHNPNERDIDELTKFIVYCLEDACKKCFEEVIDNLCIVFDLKDFGINCMDNQLIKNLIWLLSRHYPERLGVCLILNAPTLFSTCWAVIRGWLDENTSSKVFFVNTDIELCSYLIPDILPTDM is encoded by the exons ATGGAACCTAAACCAGTTGGCGAGGCTGAATTGAAAGAACTGAAGGACCGCATGAATCTTATTGTCAGTGCAGATCCATTGCAGTACCACAATGAGTTTTCGTTAAAAAGATACCTACGCGCCTTTAAAACTGTTGATGCTGCTTTTCAG GCAATTCTGAAAACGAATTCGTGGCGTGTTGATTATGGTGTGACTACCCTGACTCGAGACTCGCCAGTGGTTAAGAATAATCTGAACAAAGCAAAAGTTCTCCGACATCGCGATATGCATGGTCGACCAGTAATATACATACCTGCCAAAAATCATAATCCAAACGAGCGAGACATTGATGAATTGACCAAGTTCATCGTATACTGTTTG GAGGATGCCTGCAAAAAGTGTTTCGAAGAAGTAATCGATAATTTATGCATTGTTTTTGACCTCAAAGACTTTGGAATAAATTGTATGGATAATCAACTTATAAAGAACTTAATCTGGCTACTCTCCCGCCATTATCCAGAGCGCCTTGGCGTCTGTTTGATCCTGAATGCCCCGACACTGTTCTCCACATGCTGGGCTGTAATAAGAGGGTG gtTGGACGAAAATACGTCGagcaaagttttttttgtcaatacgGACATAGAGTTGTGCTCGTATTTGATCCCTGACATTTTACCAACCGACATGTAA